The following coding sequences lie in one Cannabis sativa cultivar Pink pepper isolate KNU-18-1 chromosome 5, ASM2916894v1, whole genome shotgun sequence genomic window:
- the LOC115718181 gene encoding serine/arginine-rich splicing factor RS40 isoform X1, which translates to MRPIFCGNFEYDARQSDLERLFGRYGKVDRVDMKSGFAFIYMEDDRDAEDAIRGLDRREFGRKGRRLRVEWTKHERGIRRPGGSRRSSTNTRPSKTLFVINFDPYHTRTKDLERHFDAYGKIVSVRIRRNFAFVQYEIQEDATKALEATNMSKLMDRVISVEYAVRDDDDERRDGVSPDRARDRSPERGGRDRRRSPSPYRRERGSPDYGRGTSPSAYRRDRGSPDYGRGRSTSPYRKDRGSPDYGRGHSPNPYRRDRGGLEHGRGPSRSPHHRREKVSVDRGHAPSRSPYERERVSPENGRVASASPYKRKRASPENGRGLSRSLSPMERERTNLDNGRELSPNSVPEPKDSPSYVGPESPVNERYQSPSPQAEE; encoded by the exons TTGGAAGATATGGGAAGGTTGATAGGGTGGATATGAAGTCTG GATTCGCCTTCATTTACATGGAAGATGACAGAGATGCAGAGGATGCTATTAGGGGTCTTGATAGGAGAGAATTTGGTCGAAAGGGACGAAGGCTTCGCGTAGAATGGACTAAG CATGAACGAGGAATTAGAAGGCCTGGTGGCTCTAGAAGATCATCAACTAATACAAGGCCGTCAAAGACCTTATTTGTTATAAATTTTGATCCTTATCACACTAGAACTAAGGATTTGGAGAGGCACTTTGATGCATACGGGAAGATAGTTAGTGTAAGGATTAGAAGAAATTTTGCATTTGTTCAGTACGAAATACAGGAAGATGCTACTAAAGCATTGGAGGCTACAAACATGAG CAAGTTGATGGATAGGGTTATTTCAGTTGAATATGCAGTAcgggatgatgatgatgaaaggAGAGATGGAGTAAGCCCTGATAGAGCACGTGATAGATCACCAGAAAGAGGTGGCCGGGATAGAAGACGATCCCCAAGTCCCTatcgaagagagagaggtagcCCTGATTATGGTCGTGGCACCAGCCCCAGTGCATACAGAAGGGACAGGGGTAGTCCTGATTATGGTCGGGGTCGTAGCACAAGCCCCTATAGGAAAGACAGGGGAAGCCCTGATTATGGTCGTGGTCACAGTCCAAATCCTTATAGGAGAGACAGGGGTGGCCTTGAGCATGGTCGTGGTCCTAGCCGTAGTCCTCATCACCGAAGAGAAAAGGTGAGTGTTGATCGCGGTCACGCTCCTAGTCGTAGTCCTTATGAAAGGGAGAGAGTTAGTCCTGAGAATGGTCGTGTTGCTAGTGCTAGTCCTTACAAAAGGAAAAGGGCGAGTCCTGAGAACGGTCGTGGTCTTAGTCGTAGTCTCAGTCCCATGGAAAGAGAGAGGACTAACCTTGATAATGGTCGTGAACTAAGCCCCAATTCTGTACCTGAACCTAAGGACAGTCCCAGTTATGTTGGACCCGAAAGCCCAGTGAATGAGAGGTACCAAAG TCCCTCTCCGCAAGCTGAAGAATGA
- the LOC115718181 gene encoding serine/arginine-rich splicing factor RS40 isoform X2, whose protein sequence is MRPIFCGNFEYDARQSDLERLFGRYGKVDRVDMKSGFAFIYMEDDRDAEDAIRGLDRREFGRKGRRLRVEWTKHERGIRRPGGSRRSSTNTRPSKTLFVINFDPYHTRTKDLERHFDAYGKIVSVRIRRNFAFVQYEIQEDATKALEATNMSKLMDRVISVEYAVRDDDDERRDGVSPDRARDRSPERGGRDRRRSPSPYRRERGSPDYGRGTSPSAYRRDRGSPDYGRGRSTSPYRKDRGSPDYGRGHSPNPYRRDRGGLEHGRGPSRSPHHRREKVSVDRGHAPSRSPYERERVSPENGRVASASPYKRKRASPENGRGLSRSLSPMERERTNLDNGRELSPNSVPEPKDSPSYVGPESPVNESPSPQAEE, encoded by the exons TTGGAAGATATGGGAAGGTTGATAGGGTGGATATGAAGTCTG GATTCGCCTTCATTTACATGGAAGATGACAGAGATGCAGAGGATGCTATTAGGGGTCTTGATAGGAGAGAATTTGGTCGAAAGGGACGAAGGCTTCGCGTAGAATGGACTAAG CATGAACGAGGAATTAGAAGGCCTGGTGGCTCTAGAAGATCATCAACTAATACAAGGCCGTCAAAGACCTTATTTGTTATAAATTTTGATCCTTATCACACTAGAACTAAGGATTTGGAGAGGCACTTTGATGCATACGGGAAGATAGTTAGTGTAAGGATTAGAAGAAATTTTGCATTTGTTCAGTACGAAATACAGGAAGATGCTACTAAAGCATTGGAGGCTACAAACATGAG CAAGTTGATGGATAGGGTTATTTCAGTTGAATATGCAGTAcgggatgatgatgatgaaaggAGAGATGGAGTAAGCCCTGATAGAGCACGTGATAGATCACCAGAAAGAGGTGGCCGGGATAGAAGACGATCCCCAAGTCCCTatcgaagagagagaggtagcCCTGATTATGGTCGTGGCACCAGCCCCAGTGCATACAGAAGGGACAGGGGTAGTCCTGATTATGGTCGGGGTCGTAGCACAAGCCCCTATAGGAAAGACAGGGGAAGCCCTGATTATGGTCGTGGTCACAGTCCAAATCCTTATAGGAGAGACAGGGGTGGCCTTGAGCATGGTCGTGGTCCTAGCCGTAGTCCTCATCACCGAAGAGAAAAGGTGAGTGTTGATCGCGGTCACGCTCCTAGTCGTAGTCCTTATGAAAGGGAGAGAGTTAGTCCTGAGAATGGTCGTGTTGCTAGTGCTAGTCCTTACAAAAGGAAAAGGGCGAGTCCTGAGAACGGTCGTGGTCTTAGTCGTAGTCTCAGTCCCATGGAAAGAGAGAGGACTAACCTTGATAATGGTCGTGAACTAAGCCCCAATTCTGTACCTGAACCTAAGGACAGTCCCAGTTATGTTGGACCCGAAAGCCCAGTGAATGAGAG TCCCTCTCCGCAAGCTGAAGAATGA
- the LOC115718181 gene encoding serine/arginine-rich splicing factor RS40 isoform X3: MEDDRDAEDAIRGLDRREFGRKGRRLRVEWTKHERGIRRPGGSRRSSTNTRPSKTLFVINFDPYHTRTKDLERHFDAYGKIVSVRIRRNFAFVQYEIQEDATKALEATNMSKLMDRVISVEYAVRDDDDERRDGVSPDRARDRSPERGGRDRRRSPSPYRRERGSPDYGRGTSPSAYRRDRGSPDYGRGRSTSPYRKDRGSPDYGRGHSPNPYRRDRGGLEHGRGPSRSPHHRREKVSVDRGHAPSRSPYERERVSPENGRVASASPYKRKRASPENGRGLSRSLSPMERERTNLDNGRELSPNSVPEPKDSPSYVGPESPVNERYQSPSPQAEE; this comes from the exons ATGGAAGATGACAGAGATGCAGAGGATGCTATTAGGGGTCTTGATAGGAGAGAATTTGGTCGAAAGGGACGAAGGCTTCGCGTAGAATGGACTAAG CATGAACGAGGAATTAGAAGGCCTGGTGGCTCTAGAAGATCATCAACTAATACAAGGCCGTCAAAGACCTTATTTGTTATAAATTTTGATCCTTATCACACTAGAACTAAGGATTTGGAGAGGCACTTTGATGCATACGGGAAGATAGTTAGTGTAAGGATTAGAAGAAATTTTGCATTTGTTCAGTACGAAATACAGGAAGATGCTACTAAAGCATTGGAGGCTACAAACATGAG CAAGTTGATGGATAGGGTTATTTCAGTTGAATATGCAGTAcgggatgatgatgatgaaaggAGAGATGGAGTAAGCCCTGATAGAGCACGTGATAGATCACCAGAAAGAGGTGGCCGGGATAGAAGACGATCCCCAAGTCCCTatcgaagagagagaggtagcCCTGATTATGGTCGTGGCACCAGCCCCAGTGCATACAGAAGGGACAGGGGTAGTCCTGATTATGGTCGGGGTCGTAGCACAAGCCCCTATAGGAAAGACAGGGGAAGCCCTGATTATGGTCGTGGTCACAGTCCAAATCCTTATAGGAGAGACAGGGGTGGCCTTGAGCATGGTCGTGGTCCTAGCCGTAGTCCTCATCACCGAAGAGAAAAGGTGAGTGTTGATCGCGGTCACGCTCCTAGTCGTAGTCCTTATGAAAGGGAGAGAGTTAGTCCTGAGAATGGTCGTGTTGCTAGTGCTAGTCCTTACAAAAGGAAAAGGGCGAGTCCTGAGAACGGTCGTGGTCTTAGTCGTAGTCTCAGTCCCATGGAAAGAGAGAGGACTAACCTTGATAATGGTCGTGAACTAAGCCCCAATTCTGTACCTGAACCTAAGGACAGTCCCAGTTATGTTGGACCCGAAAGCCCAGTGAATGAGAGGTACCAAAG TCCCTCTCCGCAAGCTGAAGAATGA